The Amphiura filiformis chromosome 6, Afil_fr2py, whole genome shotgun sequence genome segment AATTCTATTTTGACTGTATTTCGTGCTTTTTTCTGTGCTTTTTTCCAGACCATTATCTCTGAATACTAGCCTAGTAACGTCATTATGTTTAGATTACAATGAGTAAGTAAAGTATAGAGTGATGTACTTGTAATTTTATGTGGCCATGAATCGTTGTGTGCTTCACATACTGTGTTTTTTGGTAGATCAATGGCTCCAAAATTAGAAGCAAATTAGTaataaatacataacaaaatataaaaacatgaaaagcATCATAGAATATGTCAATTTCAATATTCCTTgagcaatttaaaacaaaaacatgaaataaaaccttGATACAGATGTGCAAAGGAAACCCAAAATGTAGGTCTATTTTCACTCAAAAAAAGGGTTTTCTAAGAAAATTAATGGTAAACTTGCACCAATGTAACTGTAAGAGGACTTAATTTAAAGAGCATGTTAACCTGTTtcctttgatatcaaatttgctaTTGTAGCACTTATAGTTTTAAAGTTCTGAGCATTTCCCACGTTTTGGGTCATGTCCCTGTTTGCTTGGAAAAACCCTGTCTTGGATTTAAGAGCTTGTGTTTTGTCTAGTTATTTATGACATCCTTTTCTTTCAAACTTCAATAACAGGTTTGGTGATGAAGGTGTGAAGGGTTTGTGTGCAGGTCTGGCCAGCAATAAAGTAATGTTAAGCTTGAGTCTTTGCTATTGTGACCTTGGTGTAGAAAGTGGTGCTATGCTGGGAGATCTCATATCAAAAACTGCCATCAGGTAAACATTTAATATCAGAGTTTTGCTTATAACAAGCAATATATAACTGAATGAAATATTATATGTTCTACATGTTTAACAAATGATTAATGATTTCTAAACATTATATATTTTGTGGACTGTAAGGTGGATATTTGTAGATACATTAAAATTTGAAGAGCATATTTACATTTTTTTAGCATATTTAATAGGTTCCATATTTCTTCTTAGTTTTTTGTGATCCCAAAGTGAAACACAAATGTGTATTTTTTCTACTTCCAATAATTGTAACACTGTCACTGAGTGCTGCAAGTGCAGCTATCAAACTCTTACTcaaaataacaaaaccaacaaattaGACTCGACAGtgcaatcatcaaaattcagctgCAGAGCAGGTGACGTCCAGATTCACCTGCTCTGCAGctgaattttgatgatgatgagtgCACTGTCGAGTCTAATTTGTTGGTTTTGTTGTGTTGAGTTTTCCTTTCCTAGTATTTTTTAAACAGCAGATATATTCCTTAATTGGAAGTAGTGATTTCTGCCTACATTAGAATCCCTTTTGCCTGACCCATGGCAGTTGACACAGTGGACATTTTACTTGTTTTCATTgtatatattttagtatatttctAATTCCTGAAGAAAGAACAATAAGCAAGATAGAATACTATCTATTTAATAATAGAATTACAATTAAAGACAGAAttataaagactagtttgcgtatgacatcctgttaaccagaccaaaaatgtcgTACTGTGCAGGTCAGTAATCAATCACATCGCGCCTTTGccatgatgtcagacgcaaactgaGTCTTTTGAATTTGGTCTTCAACTAAGTCCTAGATGTTGCCTCTCTGTGGCAGTAAcatttttctgcttcaaatgacctttgaactgTAAGATTAGCCTTGTGAAATACACAGGTACTGAGTTGCATTGTCCCCACCTTCTAGTATTGCACTGGTATAGGAGTTACAAAGGCTTGATTATATATGATATCATTATTTTCCTAGGGAGATCTACTTAAATGGTAACAATTTAGAAGCAGAAGGTGTTATTGAGTTGATCAAGATGGCAGTGGATCACGCTGAGGTTGAGAGCAGAGAGAGGCAAGAAGAGGCTTCTAGAAAGGCTGCTGAAGCTGAAGCATTGACTTTATTACAAGGTAGTAATGCATGTACATATTCCCACATATGATGGTCAATTGGTCATATGTGTTTACCCACACACAAATTTGCACAGATATCCCCACATTCACCCCCACTTCTTGCACTATGTGTCCATTAAGGACATGTGCCTAAAATCGCCAAAAGGGGACACACAATTTTATACCCTCCCCCAAGgctcataataattgcacagccccttagtagaATCAGTAGTCAACAGTTTCCAAGCTCTCCCAGTATCAAAATATGATATACCTATAGTTTTCGACAAGGTTCTTCAGCAGATTTGCTGACCAATGTGTGACCAAGTTCTTTTTATgtgataatcaggaagagcagtcggACACTGTTGAAGGACCTTGCTGAATACTATAAAATCATAGGACATTGTACGAGCAGATAGGCCCACAGTGTTCTTCCAGGCTTTGGAGAACAgatctaccgtatttcgtcaaataaacgcatTTTCCCAAGGGAGggtgtttattcaaggtcaattttagaacaataattcctgttaaaatcattaggtaaacttaaaactcactctaaaatgacgaactatgaactgtAAACaccgacttctggttcacttccgggtttctgatccagattttcgccaattattgacgctattatcgaccatgtgagcaacttggtaagcttactacacaagatagcatggaaatatcggcatttttgaaacatcttggttgaaaaaagtggtgggggcgtttatttgaggaaggggcgactatttgatgaaatacggtatTTGGAATACAATAGATTTGTAAATGAATAATTCAATACACATTGATAGTAATAGTTTCCCATTTGGGTAGTTTTAAAcaccaaaataacaacaacatgaaaacatgcaaataaaaaaagcatgacataattttgtaaatttatcttgttgttgttttgcttATGCCAAAAAAAggttcaaaaacaaaaacaaacattgtttTCCTTTCCAGAGATGAGATTTCGACTTTATATATTGTTACTGTTGttctgaaattaaataaacaGATAGAGAACTGAAAGTATCCCTATTTCATGATAGCTGTTATTGCCTCTTGTTTTTAACAGagaaagagaaaagggaaaggagaGGTGTTATTTCTGACACAGAGAAACAAGATGAGGAGAAACCAGCATCAGCTAAGAGCAGCAAAAGTggcaagaagaaaaagaaaaaaggtaATTAATAGTGTGATTGGTGTCACCTTATAAATATCAGCGATAACAATAATCTCATCTAATTGTTTATATAGGTCTATATAGGCCATAGTTTTGCTGCTTAATTTACAAACTACACTTCAATATCATAACAAATTAATGCCAAATTCTTAAATTGAGaaagttcattttgagggcatagctaattcaatgactgcactttcaaccaatcaggtgacaggaatctatatatgaggtatataagaCACAATATAATGTTCAGTCcatgctatttgaaccaatcagaggtgcatagcaacaacaggacaggactgatcgattctaagccctaggtaattccttacAAAACTGTAGgatatattttgattaaaattcagtATACAtgtgattaatatttttatttgaattgaattgtctaagaatgagaataaaggtattctTTTTAGCTGCTGGTGTGTGCCTTTATCGACTCTCAATTCACATGGACGAcaccattatttttggcgtaaaacaactcgttTTGCCTCATTATTCTGTTTGaaataatgatgtcacctgtgttatatgagaagaTAGGTGCATGGCAGAGCCTAAAAACAATGCATAttgtacctttattctctaattaaaacTGAATACAGTTGATTCACAAAATATTCATGCACAGTTGCACACACATATTTTTTCTTTGGTTTTCTCcaaaacatgaaattttaatGCTGTGAAAATATCCTACTTTACAGTATGTGATGCATTGAATCACATACTGTAAAGTATGTGATGCATTGAATTGGCTTACATTAAAGGTGCATGACCCAattcacagcatcatcccccacaaactttaccccatcaaaatgcagattttggtatcaggtgaaagcccATATATTTTTGATAACTCTATCAAGATTTTAAGTCGAAACTATGCTATgccgtttggtttttaccaccCGTACTGTTCCATGGGACTCtatgatacacatttttgcttctagaaTGCAAGCCGCCGGAGCAATATAACTTGGAATAAGAATATGTGGGTAATGGGCTTCAGTATGAAGcactgtgttacaaattggactaGCCACCTTTAATGCAATACGGTAGTATTGTTGGGGAATGTGTATGATTCACTTAGCTTGACAGTGCTATTAAAATGATTTATAACATTGTTGATGAGTATAATTCATTTTATGCTCTGGTAACATACATTTTGTCTTCAGGTGTACTACCTTCTGAAAAGTTCAACAaacttgaatgaatgaatgcagacAGTCAAGGTTATGGTCTCAAAAGAATATGTTTCATATTAGATTGAATACAGAAACTAATTGGACTTAATTGGCCCATTTGGTGCTCAATCACATATTACTTATACTTTGATAGGAATGTGTTCATGAGCAAATTTAGTAATGAAtgtcaaattgtttttttttgttatacaATATATTTTAAACAAGTACATAATGGGAAGCAATTTTAAACTTCTACGCTACgcaaatttcactcaccggagcgctttcactgggtcaaccggcgtcttcagcggatgttattgctctgaagatttgttgttgctagtgatgctGTTGGAACAcctcagagcaataacatccgctgaagacgccggttgacccggtgaaagcgctccggtgagtgaaattGAGTAGTGTAGAAGTttaaaattgcttcctatttacgtttaccgctatatataaatatacatcattataagtaCATAATGTTTTTTGCACTTCATaaagtatttgaaaaaaaagcaggttgtaaaattaaaatagtAATCTACAATGTTTGTAACTACAGTACAGGGTATCTCGGAATAATCAATAATTAGCTCCGGTACATACCACAACCTTTTCAAAGACATCAGTATCAATACAAAGTTTATTGTCTAATTTTGCAATGTTGTGTTTAAAGAAAAGAAGGATTCTTGTGTTGTGCACATCAAAAAAACATACAGTAAACTTAACCATGTTGATGGTCATGTGAATCTTGATAAATACCATGGCAACGGTCACATAGGATGGGTACTAATTATTCTGGGACTCCGTGTCTGTAGTTCAGACAGTTGGCAGAGTACAACCAGTGCATCTATGCAGCATCTCTAAACACCTGAATATGAACATTGAACAATAGTGCTTTGGGTGAACACTTTCGTTTTAGAGCTACATGTACTCTCAATGAAATGTGCATTGATATGCATTGACTGGTCTTTGGCAAATGCACCATAGCTCATTGCAGTCCGGTGCGCAGGAATTTTTtggggtggattttgaaaaagtgaacgtTTTTCCAgcggggggcaattttgtgaaaagtgaacCTTCCGAAAATGTTGACCTTCTTTGAGCACAAACCAAAAAcctttttgaaatgttttgatttttttcactCGCCACACTTtcgcaaattgagtttttttttactttttcaatacttttgcaaaaaaaattggctCATTGGTATAATGTCATTAATTAAGAGGTTCCTGCATAACTTGAAGCACAATTAAGTAAATTTGATTAACTTATCACTTTGCCTTTCAGTTgttcataatcaaatcattttTGTTACTAATTTCTTGTCCTCTTATTtgtaggaaagaaaaagaagggaAAGACAAAAGATCCCCCAGGGCCACCACCCGTTGGCCCTCTGATCTATAAGTTACATGTGGCTGATAATGGCATAGATGCACATGGCAGAGGCTCTACTTATGCACCAGTTATAGCCATGAGACTGTTCAGAACGTAAGTTATACATCAAGTTGTGATACATAAATTTGCATTTtgttaatatattaaattaaactgTAGTCAACATCTATTGTAGGGTATATAGAACTATGTAGCAGGAAGACAAACGGTTCAGCCTTCTTCTAACCACATAATGTGCTGTACTttaatatttataggttaataaatgtgtatcacttttTGGGTGTGAAATTagacatgttcaagggggggggggagcaaagtacaagtgcattattttgtacaattttgtgaGCAACAAGTTATAACACAtatataggatccacaacttataagtccccCCTCATACTTTTtcaaataagtcgaaaaatattttacaaaatgtaaaaatgtaaaaaggtatgtatagccctatttgttttacacatgtggaccaatttattgcgtcacacatcattgcgttcagtcacagtgGTTAATTGTGTTAGAAAtgaggctgttttaaaagttgcacatgagtccttagcagtcaggttttctttaacaaacacatgaatagacctggcctactgtattgtttgagagttgactcctatggactcagatgcaacttttaacactgtttaaaatggtctcttttttacataatgaaccattgtgactgaacgcaatgacgtgtgatttggtccatatgtgtaaaacaaatacctttttacaagtttgcattttgtcaaatattttttgatttattttaaaaagtatttagaggggaacttataagttgtggaccctatattaacctatttcatacacgagaaaaaaaaatcctgtgatttttgctatGTTTATAACAAACTTGTtacaaaaaatgttgaaaaatgcaagcaaatacaaATGCATCcacccacaagaaaaatgaacTCATCCAAAAGAAGCATAGCTGAATCCTAATACTTTAGTTGgttctggcaataaaagtcaaattttaattttgacaaagttttggaaataagggccaaatcgtgagtaatttgacttttattgccagtaagAACTAACTGAATTATTAGGATTAATCTATGtatcatttgacaaaacaggataatattttttaatcccaaaacattagggctgtatttttctggaattgggagcaATCTGCcacacatttcaaatggaatcatccatttaagtaaccccatttgaaatttacactccctgtgttgaaaattaacatcatgtcttccataagggatatatggattttaacttgtAAAGCCCATTTCACCCTATCTGTTTCAGATTAATAGAGCATTCAATGTGCTTACAAGAGATAGACTTAGATGACAATGCCATTGGTGATCTAGGAGGCAGAGAGATCATGGATGGGTTGAAGGCACGTGGTGAAGCTGATCTACCTGGTATCAAGATGGCAGTGACACACCAGATGAATAGTGATACGTTTGCTAGTATTGTAAAGCTTGGAGCTGGActcaagaagaagaaaaagaagaaaggaaagaaaaaggtAAGATTATGATCTATCAGTggcatagcccccccccccccacccccgctcATCATGGGTcatcggttcatgtaaggccgtcggtaaaCGAagggcgttggtgaaaaaaaaattgggtctacaATAGCCAATTTTTTGTGTGGAGGGTGATGAAATAAAAAGTACATGTAGTCCAAACCTTCAAATCTTAGATGTGACCCTTCTCTCTTTACCTGTTAACATTGCTAAATtgaatgatattgatatataaatgTAAAAGCGTGTTAAAAAATTTTGCGGAAATTTTTGCTGTACAGCCCCGtaatttttagattcttgagcgcactgggccaaaaaaaatttgggttaaCAATtaacaacttccgtcggcaaacaAATATTTCCGTCgctacatttacaagttgtgcccccagGTTCTTGACTACGCCACTGTAATCTATCAccagcaaacaaaataaataaacaaaaaagtataaataaaagaaaaataataacaacataTTTGTCCAGCGCATCATTGGGTTCAAATTAGActgcccaaatgtaaaaatatgagATGGCACCCAGACTCTCCACTTTGGGGAGCATTAGCCTGTTGTAACTAGCCCATCTATGGGCCCGAATGTTTTAGAATAAGGATGGACATTATTTAGCCTTTGAAGCACAAGGTGAATTTTAAAGGTGACAATTTATATGGTTTCATTTCGCTGTAGAAGttacgtcataatcggattaactaccatagccatAGATGCACACATGCACAGCCacatgcaggttgcactcatcacctgtgtatgtttgcaatcatagattgaataaaataccactcttttcaaagatactaatcttacaggtgtgagtgattggcatgatatggttcaatgcataggtaccgcgtgaacgttgtagtgcagggcgaaatagtcaacaattgtattcatctaatGCTATGGAAGCCTTTCGTCACTTCTACAGTGAATAGCTTTTTAAGACACTATCGTGCTTATCAATTTTTGCATTAAAACTTTCCAAATAAGATTAGACTTCATGAGAGTTTGATAGAATGCGGAATAGTTATTAGTCTTCTGTTAGACTGTTACGCATAAATTCTCTTGAATTAGAGAACCACAGATAAGATGGAGAGCCAGAGGGCAGAATATTGATTATTTAATGGTGAATTTTATTTATTCAGGATAACAAGTGAGTTACAGAGGATGACATACAGAAGTGTTCAATTTATGTGGCAATCCGGGCATACGAACGCCCAAAACTCATCCGTCGGATGCCCATAAAtcagttttggagtgtccctggacctagaactaaatgctaggatcattcatggttgactttaaaataaaaataaaaaatgtgttaaagttatagtttgtgttcatgtcatactctattaatgatttaaaaattgaaattgtttacattttgaaatcattaatagagtatgacgtGAATACAAACAATAACTTTGcatatattaaaaacacaaaaaacttcttctattttttaaaatcaactatgaatgatcctagcattaagggacactccaaaaccgaaaaaaaattgacTATAGTCCCATCCCCaattttgaaaagttttcacctaaATATTGTTAAAAGGCACAGTGCCACACGATCTGATTCTTGTTTGCTAATTCAAGAGAAGTCAATTAACTCTGTGCATAAATTATACTTTAATCAGCACATGAATTTTTTTAGGATATACCCTGCAAAATTGTGGCCACCTCGAATTTAAAATGCTTTATATTGATAATTTGATTTCttgtatttttgtttcagaaaaagAAGAAATAGACGTGCTAGTGGATGAGTGGTGTTTACCGAGTCTGTGCAATGGTATTTATAATACAGAAATGAGTTGTATGTGATATTTGATTGGGGAGGGTTCACCTCTTGGTGAGGGGGGCGGGTACTTGACTTTGGATGTGAGGAGGATGTGCGAACActagttcgaaactaggggttaTTTGGTGACAGATTTGACACCAAAAAAGGGTGTAATTGGGTGAGAAAACTCAAAAAGAGGGGTTTCTCTGTGACACTGGGACAAATTTTgtaaaatctgaagaaaaattaCGAAGTTTTGTGAATTTTCGTGAAAAGAACTGGATCCTTCAATGAGAGTTCATCAATTAAGTCATGAAAAAAGGGGGCTCTGGCTggcagtaaaacaaaaaaagggaTAAATTGGGTGGGAGGGAGTTGAATAACAGGGGGTCAATGTGGCAGCACATCCCTGTCATTGATTGTTGTAAGCACCCACAACTTGGATAAGACAAATTTCACCATATAAGGGTGAGTAACTTGTATGGTCTTTTTGTTCAAAAATTGATTGAATATGGAATTGTAACTAGGCCAAACtataggattaggattgagctatgtttcgcCTGGTAAAATAAGgtaataatgtagttttttattttaaaaaaagctaGTTTTGTATTATTCTGAAGTAGGAGTACTGTATAATGgggaatttaaatttaattttcacaaacaaatttaaaacccTGCAAAAATGTTATAACTCATTGGCTTCAATATGTAGCTCTTTCAAACTGACTAAAAGAAGCTACACAACTGTTCAAAACaggtaaaatcacaaaaaaattaaCCCACGAATTAAAATAACCTGTTATACAATAGTACATTTTCAGTGGTACCTAGATATAAATCATGTTATTctgggctactccagttgaaatccatacaccccctatggaagacatgaccttaatcttccatacagggagtgtgaatttcaaatgggggctacctgaatggggtGATTCAATCAGAAATATACATTGAAATACTAAAAAGAAGCAGATCCAAAATAAAAGATTTAATAGTATTGTATGTGGATTGCTACGGTTGGTCAAACATcatatgatttgatttgattgtacATATCAAGGCCATTACCCGTATACTAAAGaaggtatcttacccttcccagaatcctttgcaacattacctcattacatcaaatgacactcctattactttgtacaggttccctttgttttcatgttgagaatagactggctaaacatgggtcga includes the following:
- the LOC140155437 gene encoding uncharacterized protein; the protein is MPPKKGKGKKGKKKKKPKKPKGMLEDPGVVVKRLSKLYIDNCAKKKNVVCPGVKVMLKDCYENDRLIVKFILEPVPDFQDEVLSNVSLDTVVMTIRHERYKWVKEFHVWDIPLKHETVANLALMLETGIYPVIRIELVDCALVPFSIARIAQPLSLNTSLVTSLCLDYNEFGDEGVKGLCAGLASNKVMLSLSLCYCDLGVESGAMLGDLISKTAIREIYLNGNNLEAEGVIELIKMAVDHAEVESRERQEEASRKAAEAEALTLLQEKEKRERRGVISDTEKQDEEKPASAKSSKSGKKKKKKGKKKKGKTKDPPGPPPVGPLIYKLHVADNGIDAHGRGSTYAPVIAMRLFRTLIEHSMCLQEIDLDDNAIGDLGGREIMDGLKARGEADLPGIKMAVTHQMNSDTFASIVKLGAGLKKKKKKKGKKKKKKK